One segment of Anastrepha obliqua isolate idAnaObli1 chromosome 3, idAnaObli1_1.0, whole genome shotgun sequence DNA contains the following:
- the LOC129243100 gene encoding uncharacterized protein LOC129243100: MTKEKSDIDTLELPEYCFHNKFILVEELALERNFLRLHQGRCTVIGRLQQHHNGYLILENINLSHLPRKYALPEGTANLRIFKFAVWDVELKIGHYCEVVGEVVLWNPNNSRDNWLRVTPRGALESSQNFDKINNKEIFEQLHKKYFPAINCFKIDYIECPAELIERHLKIRHLALNNAKK; this comes from the exons ATGACCAAAGAAAAGAGTGATATTGATACATTAGAGCTGCCTGAATACTGCTTTCACAACAAATTCATTCTAGTAGAAGAACTCGCTCTGGAACGAAACTTTTTAAGACTGCATCAGGGGCGCTGCACTGTAATTGGTAGGTTACAACAACATCACAACGGATATCTCATATTGGAAAACATTAATCTATCACATTTGCCTAG AAAATACGCCTTGCCTGAAGGTACAGCAAATTtgcgtatttttaaatttgctgttTGGGATGTCGAATTGAAAATTGGCCATTATTGCGAAGTGGTTGGTGAAGTTGTCCTTTGGAATCCAAATAATTCGCGAGACAATTGGTTGCGAGTGACACCTCGGGGAGCACTGGAATCTTCACAGAATTTCgataaaatcaataacaaagagATATTTGAACAATTACACAAGAAGTATTTTCCAGCgataaattgtttcaaaatagATTACATAGAATGTCCAGCGGAATTGATTGAAAGGCATTTAAAGATACGACATTTGGCGTTAAATAATGCaaagaaataa